The proteins below are encoded in one region of Prevotella melaninogenica ATCC 25845:
- a CDS encoding acyl-[acyl-carrier-protein] thioesterase, whose protein sequence is MEKLSKIGRYEFLAEPFHCDFSNHLFMGHLGNHMLNAADFHSNDRGYGMNYLNTVNKTWVLSRLAIEMEEMPKAYDKFFVETWVDSALKSFTSRNFKVIGETGHVYGYGKSVWAMIDLDTRQPADILAVRGGLITEYIETEYSCPIEKSSRVKMSADATPVRSIDTYYNDVDINGHINSVKYIEHILDLWDVAWYKQHRIKRFEIAYVAESHQGDKLHFYREQRGTETDFNVRITKSNVEGEETEVCRCRVQFV, encoded by the coding sequence ATGGAAAAGTTATCAAAGATAGGTAGATATGAGTTTCTGGCGGAGCCGTTTCATTGCGACTTCTCCAATCATTTGTTTATGGGGCATTTAGGCAATCATATGTTGAATGCTGCCGATTTTCATAGCAACGACCGCGGTTATGGTATGAACTATCTCAATACAGTTAATAAGACATGGGTTTTGAGCCGCTTGGCTATTGAGATGGAAGAAATGCCGAAGGCATATGATAAGTTCTTTGTAGAGACTTGGGTCGATAGTGCTTTGAAATCCTTTACAAGCCGTAATTTTAAGGTGATTGGTGAGACAGGGCATGTTTATGGCTATGGTAAGAGTGTCTGGGCAATGATAGACCTTGACACACGTCAGCCTGCAGACATTCTTGCTGTTCGCGGTGGTTTGATAACCGAGTATATAGAAACAGAATATTCTTGTCCAATAGAGAAGTCATCACGTGTGAAGATGTCTGCTGATGCCACTCCTGTTCGTTCAATAGACACTTATTATAATGATGTTGATATCAATGGACATATTAACTCAGTCAAATATATCGAGCATATATTAGACTTGTGGGACGTGGCTTGGTATAAGCAACATCGTATCAAACGTTTTGAGATAGCTTATGTTGCTGAATCACATCAAGGTGATAAACTTCACTTCTATCGGGAGCAGCGAGGAACGGAGACCGACTTCAATGTAAGGATAACAAAGAGTAATGTGGAAGGAGAAGAGACGGAAGTGTGTCGTTGTAGGGTACAATTTGTTTAA
- a CDS encoding OmpA family protein: protein MKKLVLMLAAASMAASVSAQTVAESKTFDNIYVGINGGVATKTTGHKWLSDLDPNAGIRIGRYFTPVFGLAIEGNAYFSNKPWGSTGTVVRATNASLLGTVNLSNWFGGYKGEPRTFEVSALYGLGWMHVFTNNKLVKAATENQRNRMTSKAALDFAFNFGSAKQFQFYVEPSINFAFLGQSKSKELVATGNALAPVAVADHQEYGYKAASQAGQPAYNINNSFVQLNAGLVYKFANSNGTHNFTIVTPRDQAEIDALNAQINELRNRKPEVITKEVVKQVVKEVPSVKEFTVSDLVFVTFAQGKSALTKDAKAALNNVKQGVHVQVVGTASPEGSKELNDRLSQARADVVANYLKGRGVIVDEATGKGVQGVTSNRLAVVYVK, encoded by the coding sequence ATGAAAAAGTTAGTTTTAATGTTGGCTGCTGCTTCTATGGCAGCATCTGTTTCTGCTCAGACTGTAGCAGAGAGCAAGACATTTGATAACATCTACGTTGGTATTAACGGTGGTGTTGCAACAAAGACAACTGGTCATAAGTGGTTGAGCGACCTCGATCCAAACGCTGGTATCCGTATCGGTCGTTACTTCACTCCAGTATTCGGTCTTGCTATTGAGGGTAACGCATACTTCTCAAACAAGCCTTGGGGTTCTACAGGTACAGTAGTTCGCGCTACTAACGCAAGCTTGCTCGGTACTGTAAACCTTAGCAACTGGTTCGGTGGTTACAAGGGTGAGCCACGTACATTCGAGGTTAGCGCACTCTATGGTCTTGGTTGGATGCACGTATTTACAAACAACAAGCTTGTTAAGGCTGCTACTGAGAATCAGCGTAATCGTATGACTTCTAAGGCTGCTCTTGACTTTGCTTTCAACTTTGGTTCAGCAAAGCAGTTCCAGTTCTATGTAGAGCCTTCTATTAACTTCGCATTCTTGGGTCAGTCAAAGAGCAAGGAACTTGTTGCAACTGGTAATGCTTTGGCTCCAGTAGCTGTAGCTGATCATCAGGAGTATGGTTACAAGGCAGCTTCACAGGCAGGTCAGCCAGCTTATAACATCAACAACTCATTCGTTCAGTTGAATGCTGGTCTCGTTTACAAGTTTGCTAATTCTAACGGTACACACAACTTCACAATCGTTACTCCACGTGACCAGGCTGAGATCGATGCTTTGAACGCTCAGATCAACGAGCTCCGCAACCGTAAGCCAGAGGTTATCACTAAGGAGGTTGTTAAGCAAGTTGTTAAGGAAGTTCCTTCTGTTAAGGAGTTCACAGTATCTGACCTCGTATTCGTAACATTCGCTCAGGGTAAGTCTGCTCTTACAAAGGACGCTAAGGCTGCTCTTAACAACGTTAAGCAGGGTGTTCACGTTCAGGTTGTTGGTACAGCTTCTCCAGAGGGTTCTAAGGAACTTAACGATCGTCTCTCACAGGCTCGTGCTGACGTAGTTGCTAACTACCTCAAGGGTCGTGGTGTTATCGTTGACGAGGCAACTGGTAAGGGTGTACAGGGTGTAACTTCTAACCGTCTTGCAGTTGTTTACGTAAAGTAA
- a CDS encoding 2-oxoacid:acceptor oxidoreductase family protein: MKKEIIISGFGGQGVLSMGKILAYSGLMEDKEITWMPAYGPEQRGGTANVTVIVSDERISSPILSKYDVAIVLNQPSLDKFEPKVKPGGLLIYDGYGVFNPPTRKDITVYRINAMDKAAEMKNAKVFNMIVLGGLLKVCPVVSTDGLKKALFKSLPERHHKLIPLNMEAVEEGMKIIAQQ, from the coding sequence ATGAAAAAAGAGATAATAATTAGTGGCTTCGGTGGTCAGGGCGTACTCTCTATGGGTAAGATTCTGGCTTATTCGGGACTAATGGAAGATAAGGAGATAACATGGATGCCAGCTTATGGTCCAGAGCAGCGTGGTGGTACAGCCAACGTTACTGTCATTGTAAGTGATGAACGTATCTCTTCTCCTATTCTCAGCAAGTATGATGTAGCGATTGTGTTGAACCAGCCTTCACTGGATAAGTTCGAACCAAAGGTTAAGCCAGGCGGTTTACTTATCTATGATGGTTATGGAGTCTTCAATCCTCCTACTCGTAAGGACATCACAGTCTATCGCATCAATGCAATGGATAAGGCTGCTGAGATGAAGAATGCAAAGGTGTTTAATATGATTGTCTTAGGTGGTCTGCTTAAGGTTTGTCCTGTAGTCAGCACCGATGGACTCAAGAAGGCGCTCTTCAAGAGTCTGCCAGAACGCCACCATAAACTCATTCCACTGAATATGGAAGCAGTGGAGGAGGGTATGAAGATTATTGCTCAGCAGTAA
- a CDS encoding thiamine pyrophosphate-dependent enzyme codes for MANDIISPENLVYKKPTLMNDTTMHYCPGCSHGVVHKLVAEVIEDMGMSDKAIGVCPVGCAVFAYRYLDIDWQEAPHGRAPAVATGIKRLWEDRLVFTYQGDGDLACIGTAETLHALNRGENFTIIFINNAIYGMTGGQMSPTTLMGQKTATCPYGREPELHGYNLNITELASHLKGTCYVTRQSVDTVASINKAKRAIRKAFEASMQGKGSSLVEIVATCNSGWKLTPVKANEWMRENMFPEYEKGDLKDTTGL; via the coding sequence ATGGCAAATGATATCATTTCACCTGAGAATCTGGTGTATAAGAAGCCTACTTTGATGAACGATACGACAATGCACTATTGTCCGGGTTGTTCACATGGTGTGGTACATAAGTTAGTTGCAGAAGTAATCGAAGATATGGGAATGAGTGATAAGGCGATTGGTGTATGCCCTGTTGGCTGTGCCGTGTTTGCTTATCGCTATCTTGATATCGACTGGCAGGAGGCTCCTCATGGTCGTGCTCCGGCTGTAGCAACGGGTATTAAGCGCCTTTGGGAAGATCGTTTGGTATTCACTTATCAGGGCGATGGTGACCTTGCCTGTATTGGTACAGCAGAGACACTCCATGCTTTGAACCGTGGTGAGAACTTTACAATTATCTTTATTAATAATGCCATTTATGGTATGACAGGTGGTCAGATGTCGCCTACAACGCTTATGGGTCAGAAGACTGCAACTTGTCCATACGGTCGTGAGCCAGAATTGCATGGCTATAATCTGAACATTACGGAGTTAGCAAGTCACTTGAAAGGAACCTGCTATGTAACTCGTCAGAGTGTTGACACCGTTGCTTCAATCAATAAAGCAAAGCGTGCAATTCGCAAGGCGTTTGAAGCAAGTATGCAAGGAAAGGGAAGCTCGTTAGTAGAGATTGTTGCAACCTGTAATAGTGGTTGGAAACTTACTCCTGTAAAGGCTAACGAGTGGATGCGTGAGAATATGTTCCCTGAATATGAAAAGGGAGATTTGAAAGACACTACAGGTCTTTAA
- a CDS encoding 3-methyl-2-oxobutanoate dehydrogenase subunit VorB encodes MAEQDVKLMKGNEAIAHATIRCGADGYFGYPITPQSEIIETLSALKPWETTGMVVLQAESEVASINMIYGGAGAGKRVLTSSSSPGVALMQEGISYMAGAELPGVFVNVQRGGPGLGTIQPSQSDYFQATRGGGNGDYNVIVLAPNSVQEMADFVDLAFELAFKYRNPAMILSDGVIGQMMEKVVLPPQKPRRTEEEIRKECPWASMGRTADRNPNIITSLELKPEIMEERNLHLQEKYRQIRENEVRFETQQCEDADYIIVSFGSAARIGEKAVELAREAGLKVGLFRPITLWPFPSKQLAELCMGKKGVLVSEINAGQMVQDVRLAINGALPVEHFGRLGGIVPDPEEIVKALKEKLVK; translated from the coding sequence ATGGCAGAACAAGATGTAAAACTTATGAAGGGTAATGAGGCTATTGCTCATGCAACTATTCGCTGCGGTGCTGATGGCTATTTCGGTTACCCTATCACTCCTCAGAGTGAGATAATTGAGACACTTTCAGCATTGAAGCCTTGGGAGACAACGGGTATGGTTGTTCTTCAGGCTGAGAGCGAGGTGGCTTCAATCAATATGATTTATGGTGGTGCTGGCGCTGGTAAGCGTGTGCTGACAAGTTCCTCATCACCTGGTGTAGCTTTGATGCAGGAGGGTATCAGCTATATGGCTGGTGCAGAACTTCCAGGCGTCTTTGTTAACGTTCAGCGTGGTGGTCCAGGTCTTGGAACTATCCAGCCAAGTCAGAGTGACTACTTCCAAGCAACACGTGGAGGTGGTAATGGCGATTACAATGTGATTGTATTGGCGCCAAATTCTGTACAGGAGATGGCTGATTTTGTTGACTTGGCTTTCGAGTTAGCATTCAAGTATCGTAACCCTGCAATGATTCTTTCTGACGGTGTGATTGGTCAAATGATGGAGAAGGTTGTCCTTCCTCCACAGAAGCCACGTCGTACAGAGGAGGAAATCCGTAAGGAGTGCCCTTGGGCTTCAATGGGTCGTACAGCTGATCGCAATCCTAATATCATTACCTCTTTGGAATTGAAGCCAGAGATAATGGAAGAAAGAAACCTCCACTTACAGGAGAAGTATCGTCAGATTCGTGAGAATGAGGTACGCTTTGAGACCCAGCAGTGCGAAGATGCAGATTATATTATCGTTAGTTTTGGTAGTGCTGCACGTATCGGCGAGAAGGCTGTTGAGTTAGCTCGTGAGGCAGGATTAAAGGTCGGTTTGTTCCGTCCAATCACTTTATGGCCTTTCCCAAGTAAGCAACTTGCAGAGTTGTGCATGGGTAAGAAGGGTGTATTGGTAAGCGAAATCAATGCTGGTCAGATGGTACAAGACGTGCGCTTGGCTATCAACGGAGCTTTACCAGTAGAACACTTTGGTCGCTTAGGTGGTATCGTTCCTGACCCTGAAGAGATTGTTAAGGCACTCAAGGAAAAGTTAGTAAAGTAA
- a CDS encoding ferredoxin family protein, producing the protein MSKMKGAIVVNTDRCKGCQLCIVACPKDVIALAQKKVNVHGYPYTESARPDDCIGCAACATVCPDGCITVYRKKVEE; encoded by the coding sequence ATGAGCAAGATGAAAGGTGCCATTGTGGTAAACACAGATCGATGCAAAGGATGCCAGTTGTGTATCGTTGCATGTCCGAAAGATGTTATTGCTTTGGCTCAGAAAAAGGTTAATGTCCACGGCTATCCGTATACAGAGTCTGCACGACCAGATGATTGTATTGGTTGTGCTGCTTGTGCTACGGTTTGTCCTGATGGCTGTATCACAGTCTATCGTAAAAAAGTGGAGGAATAA
- a CDS encoding tetratricopeptide repeat protein: MTAEEYFQRGNECRQRGDWQEALANYMEAIELDPNSPAVIAKEMVENILNFYNKDAYNP, from the coding sequence ATGACAGCAGAAGAATATTTCCAACGAGGTAATGAATGCCGACAGAGAGGCGACTGGCAAGAAGCCTTAGCCAATTATATGGAGGCTATCGAGTTGGACCCTAATTCTCCAGCAGTAATCGCAAAAGAGATGGTGGAGAATATTCTCAACTTCTATAACAAGGATGCGTATAATCCTTAA
- the folD gene encoding bifunctional methylenetetrahydrofolate dehydrogenase/methenyltetrahydrofolate cyclohydrolase FolD, with product MEYQLIDGKATATAIKQEIAEEVKAIVVAGGKQPHLAAVLVGHDGGSETYVKNKVIACEQCGFKSTLIRFEADVTEEELLACVDKLNKDEDVDGFIVQLPLPKHIDEQKIIMAVDYRKDVDGFHPINVGRMAIGLPCFISATPLGILTLLQHYHIETSGKKCVILGRSNIVGKPMAQLMMQKQYGDSTVTVCHSRSKDLKKECQEADIIIAAIGRPEFVTADMVKPGAVVIDVGTTRVEDKARKSGFRLCGDVKFDEVAPLCSFITPVPGGVGPMTICSLMKNTLAAGKKEYYK from the coding sequence ATGGAATATCAGTTAATAGACGGAAAGGCAACAGCAACTGCGATAAAGCAGGAGATTGCCGAAGAAGTGAAGGCGATTGTTGTCGCAGGTGGTAAACAACCTCATCTGGCTGCCGTTTTGGTGGGACATGATGGCGGAAGTGAAACCTATGTTAAGAATAAGGTAATTGCTTGTGAGCAATGTGGATTCAAGTCTACGCTCATTCGTTTTGAGGCTGATGTGACAGAAGAAGAGCTTTTGGCTTGTGTGGATAAGCTGAATAAGGATGAGGACGTTGATGGCTTCATCGTTCAGCTTCCTTTGCCAAAGCATATCGATGAGCAGAAGATTATTATGGCTGTTGACTATCGCAAGGACGTGGATGGTTTCCATCCTATCAATGTGGGGCGTATGGCTATCGGTCTTCCTTGCTTTATCTCTGCTACACCATTGGGTATCCTCACCTTGTTGCAGCATTATCATATTGAGACTTCTGGTAAGAAGTGTGTTATCTTAGGTCGTAGCAATATTGTTGGTAAGCCTATGGCACAGTTGATGATGCAAAAACAGTATGGTGATTCAACTGTAACCGTGTGCCACTCTCGTTCAAAGGATTTGAAGAAAGAGTGTCAGGAGGCAGATATCATTATCGCAGCTATTGGCAGACCTGAATTTGTAACAGCTGATATGGTAAAGCCAGGTGCAGTGGTTATTGACGTCGGTACAACACGTGTTGAAGACAAGGCACGTAAGAGTGGCTTCAGACTATGTGGTGACGTGAAATTTGATGAGGTTGCTCCTCTCTGCTCTTTCATTACACCTGTTCCAGGTGGTGTTGGTCCTATGACCATCTGTTCACTAATGAAAAATACACTTGCTGCAGGCAAGAAAGAATACTATAAGTAG
- the ffh gene encoding signal recognition particle protein: MFENLSDRLERSFKILKGEGKITEINVAETLKDVRRALLDADVNYKVAKTFTDTVKQKALGMNVLTAVKPGQLMVKIVHDELAELMGGEAVGLNLSGRPSIILMSGLQGSGKTTFSGKLANMLKTKEHKNPLLVACDVYRPAAIDQLKVVGEQVGVAVYSEPENKNVNEIADHALAEAKAKGHDVVIIDTAGRLAVDEEMMNEIESLKNHVHPDETLFVVDSMTGQDAVNTAKEFNDRLDFNGVVLTKLDGDTRGGAALSIRTVVTKPIKFIGTGEKMEAIDVFHPGRMADRILGMGDVVSLVERAQEQFDEEEAKRLQKKIQKNQFDFNDFYNQIQQIKKMGNLKDLASMIPGVGKAIRDVDIDDNAFKGIEAIIQSMTPKERTNPELLNNSRRQRIAKGSGTNIQEVNRLIKQFDQTRKMMKMVTGSKMAGMMSKMKGMPGMPNMPKM; this comes from the coding sequence ATGTTTGAAAATTTAAGTGATCGTCTTGAACGCTCCTTTAAGATTCTCAAGGGAGAGGGAAAGATAACAGAGATAAATGTAGCAGAAACCCTGAAGGACGTGCGCAGAGCGCTTCTTGATGCCGATGTTAACTATAAAGTTGCAAAAACCTTTACTGATACCGTAAAGCAGAAGGCGTTAGGTATGAACGTTCTCACAGCCGTTAAGCCTGGACAACTCATGGTTAAGATTGTACATGATGAGTTGGCTGAGTTGATGGGTGGTGAAGCTGTCGGTCTGAATTTATCAGGTCGTCCTTCTATCATTCTTATGAGTGGTTTACAAGGTTCTGGTAAGACAACATTCTCTGGTAAACTGGCAAACATGCTCAAGACAAAGGAGCATAAGAATCCTTTGTTGGTTGCTTGTGACGTCTATCGTCCTGCAGCTATCGACCAGTTGAAGGTTGTTGGTGAACAGGTAGGTGTAGCTGTCTATAGCGAGCCTGAGAACAAGAATGTGAATGAGATTGCTGATCACGCACTTGCTGAGGCAAAGGCAAAGGGTCACGATGTTGTCATCATCGATACAGCTGGACGTCTGGCGGTTGATGAAGAGATGATGAACGAGATTGAGAGTCTCAAGAATCATGTTCATCCTGATGAGACACTGTTTGTTGTTGACTCAATGACAGGTCAGGACGCAGTGAATACAGCCAAAGAGTTCAATGATCGTTTGGATTTCAATGGTGTTGTTCTCACAAAGCTTGATGGTGATACACGTGGTGGTGCGGCATTGTCAATCCGTACAGTCGTTACAAAGCCTATTAAGTTCATTGGTACGGGCGAGAAGATGGAGGCTATTGATGTGTTCCATCCGGGTCGTATGGCAGACCGTATCTTGGGTATGGGTGACGTTGTTTCGCTTGTAGAGCGTGCACAGGAGCAGTTCGACGAGGAAGAAGCAAAGCGTCTGCAGAAGAAGATTCAGAAGAACCAGTTTGATTTCAACGATTTTTATAATCAGATACAGCAAATCAAGAAGATGGGTAACTTAAAGGACCTCGCTTCTATGATTCCTGGAGTAGGCAAGGCTATCCGTGATGTCGATATTGATGATAATGCTTTCAAGGGTATTGAGGCAATTATCCAGAGTATGACACCGAAGGAACGCACGAATCCAGAACTGCTCAACAACTCTCGTCGTCAGCGTATTGCTAAGGGCTCTGGTACCAATATACAAGAGGTGAACCGACTCATTAAGCAGTTTGACCAGACTCGTAAGATGATGAAGATGGTTACTGGCTCGAAGATGGCTGGTATGATGAGCAAGATGAAGGGTATGCCGGGAATGCCAAATATGCCGAAGATGTAA
- a CDS encoding dihydroorotate dehydrogenase produces MADLSVKINDLQLKNPVMTASGTFGYGLEFADFVPLEEIGGIIVKGTTLEPREGNDYPRMVETPQGMLNCVGLQNKGVDYFIKHIYPQIKDIDTNMIVNVSGNSPETYAETAEKLDALEGIPAIEVNISCPNVKEGGMLFGVTCSGAASIVKAVRQHYHKTMIVKLSPNVTDIASIARACEDEGADSVSLINTLMGMAIDIERRRPKLSIRTGGLSGPAVKPVAVRMVNDVAKAVKIPVIGLGGISTAEDAIEFLMAGATAIQIGTANFLDPQVTIKVRDGINDWLDRHGCKSVTEIINCLA; encoded by the coding sequence ATGGCTGATTTAAGTGTAAAGATAAATGACTTGCAGCTCAAGAACCCTGTAATGACAGCCAGTGGCACCTTTGGCTATGGTTTGGAGTTTGCTGATTTCGTACCATTGGAGGAAATTGGAGGTATTATCGTCAAGGGTACGACACTGGAACCACGTGAGGGAAATGACTATCCACGTATGGTAGAGACACCTCAGGGAATGCTTAACTGCGTAGGCTTGCAAAATAAGGGAGTAGATTACTTCATCAAGCATATCTATCCTCAGATAAAAGATATCGACACGAATATGATTGTCAATGTCAGTGGTAATTCGCCCGAAACGTATGCAGAGACCGCAGAGAAACTTGATGCATTGGAAGGGATTCCAGCTATCGAGGTGAATATCTCTTGTCCTAATGTGAAAGAAGGCGGTATGTTGTTCGGTGTCACTTGCTCTGGAGCCGCTTCTATAGTGAAGGCTGTTCGCCAGCATTACCACAAGACCATGATTGTGAAGCTCTCTCCTAATGTCACCGATATAGCCAGCATAGCACGTGCTTGCGAAGATGAGGGTGCTGATTCTGTGTCACTGATTAACACGTTGATGGGAATGGCGATTGATATAGAGCGTCGTCGTCCAAAGTTGAGCATCCGTACGGGTGGTTTGAGTGGTCCAGCTGTAAAACCTGTAGCGGTCAGAATGGTCAATGATGTGGCAAAGGCTGTGAAGATACCAGTCATCGGTTTAGGTGGTATTTCAACAGCTGAGGATGCTATTGAGTTCCTTATGGCAGGCGCTACAGCAATCCAGATAGGAACTGCGAATTTCCTTGATCCACAGGTTACGATAAAGGTGCGCGATGGCATTAATGACTGGCTCGACCGTCACGGCTGTAAGTCTGTAACGGAAATCATCAACTGTCTTGCATAG
- a CDS encoding dihydroorotate dehydrogenase electron transfer subunit yields MKKYVLDLKVSSVERVNARNVLIKLTDEKPLPEMLPGQFVEVRVDGSPSTFLRRPISINFVDKERNELWLLVATVGEGTHTLARLREGDVLNCVLPLGNTFAPLASPSERVLLVGGGVGVAPLLYFGKQIKDAGGSPVFLLGARTEADLAEVSLFEKYGKVCITTEDGSAGEKGFVTNHSVLTTEHFDRISTCGPKPMMMAVARYAHQASIPCEASLENMMACGVGACLCCVEKTTEGNLCVCTEGPVFDTRRLMWGE; encoded by the coding sequence ATGAAGAAGTATGTCCTCGACTTGAAGGTATCTTCTGTGGAGCGTGTCAATGCAAGGAATGTCCTTATTAAGCTGACAGATGAGAAACCGCTTCCAGAGATGCTGCCTGGTCAGTTTGTAGAGGTGAGAGTGGACGGCTCGCCTTCTACCTTTCTTCGCCGTCCTATTTCTATTAATTTCGTTGATAAAGAGCGTAATGAGTTGTGGCTGCTTGTTGCAACTGTTGGAGAAGGAACGCACACGCTTGCACGTCTACGTGAAGGTGACGTGTTAAACTGCGTGCTTCCTTTGGGCAATACGTTTGCACCTTTGGCAAGTCCGTCAGAACGAGTATTACTTGTAGGCGGTGGTGTTGGCGTTGCTCCGTTGCTTTATTTTGGTAAGCAGATAAAGGATGCTGGCGGTTCGCCTGTCTTTTTGTTGGGAGCTCGTACAGAAGCCGACTTAGCAGAGGTGTCGCTTTTCGAGAAGTATGGTAAGGTATGTATAACTACTGAGGATGGTTCTGCAGGCGAGAAAGGTTTTGTTACAAACCATTCTGTCCTGACCACAGAGCATTTTGACCGTATCTCTACGTGTGGTCCTAAGCCAATGATGATGGCAGTGGCACGTTATGCCCATCAGGCATCAATTCCTTGCGAGGCTTCGTTAGAGAATATGATGGCGTGCGGTGTTGGTGCTTGTCTGTGCTGTGTAGAGAAAACGACAGAAGGAAATTTGTGCGTTTGTACGGAAGGTCCAGTCTTCGATACACGTAGATTGATGTGGGGAGAATAA
- a CDS encoding cysteine peptidase family C39 domain-containing protein yields MKRFPVLQQYDAMDCGPTCLAMISKSYGKNYNIEHLHDLCNISNEGVSLYGISIAAEKIEFHTVGTQLSLIQLIDEMPLPCILHWNQNHFVVLYKIKKTKKGCAFFCVIFEMFTPLARIVLIIHTTCVRN; encoded by the coding sequence ATGAAGAGATTCCCAGTTTTGCAACAATATGACGCAATGGACTGCGGTCCGACGTGTTTAGCTATGATTAGTAAGTCTTATGGCAAAAACTATAATATAGAACACCTTCATGATTTATGCAATATATCTAATGAAGGTGTATCTTTATATGGTATTAGTATAGCTGCCGAAAAGATTGAATTCCATACAGTTGGCACTCAATTGAGTCTTATTCAATTGATTGATGAGATGCCGTTACCCTGTATTCTTCATTGGAATCAGAACCATTTCGTAGTGCTATATAAAATCAAGAAGACGAAGAAGGGTTGCGCGTTTTTTTGTGTTATTTTCGAGATGTTTACTCCCTTAGCACGTATCGTGCTAATCATCCACACCACGTGTGTTAGGAACTAA
- a CDS encoding helix-turn-helix domain-containing protein codes for MKDRIRQLMESQHMTQQTFSDFIGISSASLSSIFTGRTKPTLNTVEAIKSKFTKINLDWLLYGQGPMFKDQVTEPNSSAGEAEMMSTGVSEGVLDFPYPTPSSQPETEQISSPYSDNMYKSPSRTEVKYIDKPQRRITEIRIFFDDQTWETFVPKK; via the coding sequence ATGAAAGATCGAATCAGACAGCTTATGGAGAGTCAGCATATGACTCAACAAACTTTCTCAGATTTCATAGGAATCTCATCAGCATCTCTCAGTAGTATTTTTACTGGAAGAACAAAACCGACTCTAAATACAGTTGAAGCTATCAAGAGTAAGTTCACAAAGATTAATCTTGATTGGCTTCTGTACGGACAAGGACCTATGTTTAAGGATCAGGTTACTGAACCTAATTCTTCAGCTGGAGAAGCTGAGATGATGTCTACAGGAGTCTCTGAGGGTGTGCTTGACTTTCCTTATCCTACTCCATCCTCACAGCCAGAGACAGAACAGATAAGCTCTCCATATAGTGATAATATGTATAAAAGTCCATCTCGCACAGAGGTAAAATATATTGACAAGCCGCAACGTCGTATCACGGAGATTCGTATCTTCTTTGATGACCAAACATGGGAGACTTTTGTACCAAAGAAGTAA